The following are encoded in a window of Mycobacterium decipiens genomic DNA:
- the rpsR gene encoding 30S ribosomal protein S18: MAAKSNRPRRKHPPEDPASAKKSLLESLGLAAVDYKDTQTLRLFISERGKIRSRHVTGLTVQQQRRITRAIKNSREMALLPYPGQARCGQQRRVTQKNP, encoded by the coding sequence ATGGCCGCCAAATCCAACCGGCCCCGCCGTAAGCATCCGCCAGAAGATCCCGCATCGGCTAAGAAGAGCCTCTTAGAAAGCCTTGGTTTGGCGGCGGTCGACTACAAAGACACCCAGACCCTGCGGCTGTTCATCTCCGAACGAGGCAAGATCCGGTCCCGGCACGTCACCGGCCTGACCGTCCAGCAGCAGCGACGCATCACCCGAGCGATCAAGAACTCCCGCGAAATGGCACTGCTGCCCTACCCCGGTCAGGCCAGGTGCGGACAGCAGCGACGAGTCACGCAGAAGAATCCATGA
- the rpsN gene encoding 30S ribosomal protein S14, producing the protein MAKKSKIVKNQQRAAVVARFAQRRAELKEIIRSPLSTPEQRSAAQRALASQPRDASGVRLRNRDAVDGRPRGHLRKFGLSRVRVRQLAHDGHLPGVRKASW; encoded by the coding sequence GTGGCCAAGAAATCCAAGATCGTGAAGAATCAGCAGCGCGCGGCTGTCGTCGCCCGCTTCGCCCAGCGGCGCGCCGAACTCAAAGAGATCATCCGCTCCCCCTTGAGCACCCCCGAACAGCGCAGCGCTGCCCAGCGGGCTCTTGCGAGCCAGCCGCGGGACGCCAGTGGGGTGCGGTTGCGCAACCGCGACGCCGTTGACGGGCGTCCGCGGGGGCACCTGCGCAAGTTCGGGCTCTCCCGTGTGCGGGTGCGCCAACTGGCTCACGACGGGCACCTGCCCGGTGTCCGGAAAGCCAGCTGGTAA
- the rpmG gene encoding 50S ribosomal protein L33: MASTDIRPIVKLRSTAGTGYTYTTRKNRRNDPDRLVLRKYDPSVRRHVDFREER, encoded by the coding sequence ATGGCTAGCACTGATATTCGTCCGATCGTGAAGCTGCGCTCCACGGCGGGCACCGGCTACACGTACACCACCCGCAAGAACCGCCGCAACGACCCCGATCGTCTGGTCCTGCGCAAGTACGACCCGAGCGTGCGGCGTCACGTCGACTTCCGTGAGGAACGTTGA
- the rpmB gene encoding 50S ribosomal protein L28: protein MSARCQVTGRAPGFGNTVSHSQRRSRRRWSPNIQQRTYYVPSEGRRIRLRVSAKGIKVIDRDGIDAVVARLRRQGQRI from the coding sequence GTGTCTGCCCGCTGTCAAGTCACTGGCCGCGCACCGGGATTCGGAAACACCGTGTCGCACTCCCAGCGCCGAAGCCGCCGCCGATGGTCACCCAACATCCAACAACGGACGTATTACGTGCCCTCGGAGGGCCGCCGCATCCGACTGCGGGTGTCGGCCAAGGGCATAAAGGTCATCGACCGTGACGGCATCGACGCGGTCGTGGCCCGGCTGCGCCGACAGGGACAGCGGATCTGA
- the mrf gene encoding ribosome hibernation factor-recruiting GTPase MRF: MRTPVILVTGQEHTSAVTAELLRHPKTVVIEHRFDGQVVCRRMVMLRHGMVTSAEAALELAHGCVSCTIRNDLLVLLRKVARRSDVDRVVVHLAPWLEPEPICWAIRHVRVAPGPGFEPGPPARDVEIAAVIAGVDALAWLAQALGDEALADGRTVAQVVVAQAEFADVLVCSQPPPDLLEVLARLNPAARVAANADAVPDALQRLCAVSRRGRSDDPHGPLLAGQPPLAAAGAVRLIEFHARRPFHPERLHDALDVLLEGVIRTRGRLWLASNDKQVMWLESAGGGLRVSSAGQWLAAMSASQLAYADAERRALADAFWDERHGDRHSDLVVLVCGANPDTLRRALRGALLTDEEMRDPVQWRGLHDPFGDWHQDPCSESIPVSRATGETTHNDREQP, translated from the coding sequence ATGCGTACCCCGGTGATCCTGGTGACCGGCCAGGAGCACACTTCCGCCGTGACCGCTGAGCTGCTGCGCCACCCTAAGACGGTGGTGATCGAGCACCGCTTCGACGGACAGGTGGTGTGTCGGCGCATGGTGATGCTGCGGCACGGCATGGTGACGAGCGCCGAGGCGGCGTTGGAGCTGGCGCACGGATGTGTCTCGTGCACCATCCGCAACGACCTTCTGGTTCTATTGCGGAAGGTGGCTCGCCGGTCGGATGTCGATCGTGTCGTCGTGCACCTGGCGCCGTGGCTGGAGCCTGAACCGATCTGCTGGGCGATCCGCCACGTGCGCGTCGCGCCCGGCCCAGGCTTCGAGCCGGGGCCCCCCGCACGCGATGTCGAGATTGCGGCGGTCATCGCCGGTGTCGATGCCCTGGCGTGGCTGGCCCAGGCGTTGGGTGATGAAGCGCTGGCCGATGGGCGCACGGTGGCGCAAGTGGTGGTCGCCCAGGCCGAGTTCGCGGATGTCCTCGTCTGCAGCCAACCCCCGCCCGATCTGCTCGAGGTGTTGGCTCGGCTGAATCCGGCGGCGCGGGTGGCCGCCAACGCCGACGCTGTCCCCGACGCCCTCCAACGTCTCTGCGCTGTGAGTCGACGGGGCCGCAGCGACGACCCGCACGGTCCGCTACTGGCCGGACAGCCGCCGCTGGCGGCGGCCGGGGCGGTGCGGTTGATCGAATTTCACGCCCGGCGCCCGTTCCATCCCGAACGGCTCCACGATGCACTCGATGTGTTGTTGGAGGGTGTGATCCGCACCCGGGGCCGGCTGTGGCTGGCCAGCAACGACAAGCAGGTGATGTGGCTGGAATCCGCCGGCGGGGGTCTGCGGGTCAGCTCGGCCGGTCAGTGGTTGGCCGCGATGAGCGCCTCGCAGCTGGCCTATGCCGACGCCGAGCGCCGCGCGCTGGCCGACGCCTTCTGGGACGAGCGCCACGGTGATCGGCACAGCGACCTGGTGGTGTTGGTGTGCGGCGCCAACCCCGACACGCTTCGCAGGGCGCTGCGCGGGGCCCTGCTTACCGACGAGGAGATGCGAGACCCCGTCCAGTGGCGGGGCCTGCACGATCCGTTCGGCGACTGGCACCAGGACCCCTGCAGCGAGTCGATCCCCGTGTCGCGCGCCACCGGCGAGACGACCCACAACGACAGAGAGCAGCCATGA
- a CDS encoding SagB family peptide dehydrogenase: protein MSWRDGTIEITSSTSNITLLASDARILDLVHFFARPKYIVEVVDAWAHLPRSEVIACIDELIDARVLVTETSVEPTHWDPTALAYHQLSRSGSPVADGEESACTHVPGSGPPLIPLGPPAPPRNRDFADVLIHRRSTRAWPKCAIERSTFSTLLSMSAANRSDPFLLDDGSTSRPYPSGGAVYSLELYPVIDTDAIDSVDAGVYRYRPDHHALELLAAGAAASKPFLTSAAEAVGTGRPPVVLVISSRIASQSQAYHQIAYSLVLKEVGALFQTLYLVCEFLGLSACALGGGSPDGALAELRGEQIFDNPVVGEFALGPRGSGPARQIDGGRI, encoded by the coding sequence GTGTCCTGGCGGGACGGGACCATCGAGATCACCTCGTCAACGTCCAACATCACTCTGCTGGCCAGCGACGCACGCATCCTCGACCTCGTGCATTTCTTCGCTCGACCTAAGTACATCGTCGAAGTCGTCGACGCGTGGGCGCACCTTCCCCGCAGTGAGGTAATCGCCTGCATAGACGAACTCATCGACGCGCGTGTGCTGGTAACCGAGACCTCTGTCGAGCCTACGCACTGGGATCCGACAGCGCTTGCCTACCATCAACTCTCACGCAGCGGATCTCCGGTTGCCGATGGCGAGGAATCGGCATGCACACACGTCCCGGGTTCCGGTCCGCCGCTGATTCCGCTCGGCCCACCCGCACCGCCGCGGAATCGAGACTTCGCGGACGTGCTGATACATCGCCGATCGACCCGAGCGTGGCCAAAGTGCGCGATCGAGCGGTCAACTTTCTCAACGCTGTTGTCGATGAGCGCCGCGAACCGTTCCGACCCCTTCTTGCTCGACGACGGATCCACGAGTCGCCCATATCCGTCCGGCGGCGCGGTGTATTCGCTGGAGCTCTACCCGGTGATCGACACGGACGCGATCGATTCAGTGGATGCAGGCGTATACCGGTATCGGCCCGACCACCACGCCCTCGAGCTGCTCGCCGCCGGCGCAGCCGCATCCAAGCCTTTCCTGACCTCGGCCGCCGAGGCGGTCGGAACGGGCCGGCCGCCAGTGGTACTCGTGATCAGCAGCCGAATCGCCAGCCAGAGCCAGGCCTATCATCAAATCGCCTACAGCCTGGTCCTTAAAGAAGTCGGCGCACTCTTTCAAACCCTCTACTTGGTCTGCGAATTCCTCGGCTTGTCGGCGTGCGCGCTGGGGGGTGGCTCTCCCGACGGTGCCCTCGCCGAACTGCGCGGCGAGCAGATCTTCGACAACCCGGTGGTAGGCGAATTCGCCCTCGGCCCACGAGGATCCGGACCCGCGCGGCAAATCGACGGTGGGCGGATCTAA
- a CDS encoding YcaO-like family protein: protein MEVPVVADNPAQIVFLGPSLLLERAKEVLPDADFRPPVKRDDLAAVPPGSIVAIIDGVFAQSLAISPGEIRDSIDRGVQVYGAASMGALRAAEIPAVIGVGRIYEMYCSGVIERDDEVAVMLRPDTFASLTEPLVNVRFAVERLVRTGTLSRVDGDAIVQAAAKLHFSDRTYPAILAASSLSRNRDVADIICLLKRFDLKADDALLLLETIAHTEPRPTTTGDARPTNTPAYARVNAHESSSASILIWESGDRIQFEDLVRFLKVAGAFERYAARAISSRAAAGCPLRIPAPLPTRAQSIEAAQKTLDLTRFQWGWDSPEEAHVTMRDLGLGLEDVADTLEAEATVEHLVRAFATAPTEAFNAALRVELWRDALALKRETLRLGALQYFAAEGGLKEPPTAEELIDARRCIARLRHAFRWEAVATSLRTLGLSAPELDASIEQLALARRAGAPVTSALDRPTPTAAPVQRKAAWSDLPLALTSSIKAADSPRFSLSEAETSTVAADLAKQIGIVRIGLVGELDNLGIHIAQAYGQRSGWSSSFSSGKSESREGARVGSIMEEVEIFAQDRYSPAAQIHRSFGNWSAEHAAVDPLELGLPYDSRYTDALEFDWAPCYDLVSAQSTYVPTSSLLGQRQLNDIFYSPRLGGKIFSSSGLGSGFSLAEAIVHAGAEYIERHAYRLAEIQIDNPGSVGDRQFRFVDETTLPETPARIVGKYHHAGVLVRIVDITSDVAVPTYWARIFDDPFNSFQSASADGFACHPDPGVAVTMALLEAAQTRGGYIAGGREDYSLHARSLGRHERPRTAVPQSQAFWFSNDRPLQPFDANSGIHARDILDELEWMVDRVVRAGSPAFLVADYTTPQIRPAHAVRVLIPGLEVTNPLFTGRRARATLIRDLLPHGPRTQ, encoded by the coding sequence ATGGAGGTACCGGTGGTGGCGGACAACCCGGCCCAGATCGTCTTCCTCGGCCCGTCCCTGCTTCTTGAACGGGCCAAGGAAGTGTTGCCGGATGCCGACTTTCGCCCACCCGTCAAACGCGATGACCTGGCGGCCGTCCCGCCTGGCTCGATCGTCGCGATCATCGATGGCGTCTTTGCTCAATCGCTGGCGATCAGTCCGGGTGAGATCCGCGACTCGATCGACCGCGGTGTCCAGGTCTACGGAGCGGCCAGCATGGGCGCCCTCCGAGCCGCGGAGATTCCGGCGGTCATCGGCGTGGGCCGCATCTACGAGATGTATTGCTCCGGTGTGATAGAGCGTGACGACGAAGTCGCCGTGATGTTGCGACCTGATACGTTCGCTTCATTGACCGAACCCCTCGTCAACGTGAGATTTGCGGTCGAAAGACTAGTCCGCACAGGAACTCTCAGCCGAGTAGACGGCGACGCGATCGTTCAGGCGGCGGCAAAACTGCATTTCAGCGACCGCACATATCCCGCAATTCTGGCCGCCTCCAGCCTTTCCCGCAACAGGGACGTCGCCGACATCATCTGCCTCCTTAAGCGGTTCGACCTCAAGGCAGACGACGCACTGCTACTCCTGGAAACCATCGCCCACACCGAACCGAGACCAACAACAACTGGCGACGCCCGGCCAACCAACACCCCTGCCTACGCGCGTGTCAATGCCCACGAAAGCAGCTCGGCCTCAATTCTGATTTGGGAGTCCGGCGACCGGATTCAGTTCGAGGATCTCGTTCGCTTTCTCAAAGTGGCAGGCGCATTCGAGCGATATGCCGCACGGGCAATCAGCAGCCGTGCCGCGGCGGGCTGCCCATTGCGCATCCCGGCGCCGCTGCCCACCCGAGCCCAGTCGATCGAAGCCGCTCAGAAGACGCTCGATCTCACCCGCTTCCAATGGGGTTGGGATTCGCCTGAGGAAGCGCACGTGACCATGCGTGATCTCGGACTCGGGCTAGAGGACGTCGCCGACACGCTCGAGGCAGAGGCCACGGTAGAACACCTTGTGCGCGCCTTCGCAACGGCACCAACCGAGGCATTCAACGCGGCACTACGAGTCGAACTGTGGCGCGACGCTTTGGCGCTCAAGCGCGAGACGCTGCGACTCGGTGCCCTGCAGTACTTTGCGGCCGAGGGTGGCCTGAAGGAGCCACCCACCGCCGAGGAGTTGATTGATGCCCGCCGATGCATCGCACGCCTCCGTCACGCGTTCCGATGGGAAGCGGTCGCTACTTCGCTGCGCACGCTCGGACTGTCCGCACCCGAACTCGACGCCTCAATCGAGCAACTCGCATTGGCCCGGCGAGCCGGCGCACCCGTCACCTCCGCGCTGGATCGGCCCACTCCGACGGCTGCACCCGTGCAGCGGAAAGCTGCGTGGAGCGATTTGCCCTTGGCGCTCACCAGCAGCATCAAGGCGGCCGACTCACCGAGATTCAGTCTGTCGGAGGCTGAAACGTCGACCGTTGCCGCCGATTTGGCCAAACAGATCGGAATCGTGCGCATTGGTCTGGTCGGTGAACTTGACAATCTCGGCATACACATAGCCCAGGCATACGGGCAACGCAGCGGCTGGTCGTCGAGTTTCAGTAGCGGCAAGTCCGAATCGCGTGAGGGCGCGCGCGTCGGAAGCATCATGGAGGAAGTCGAAATCTTCGCCCAAGACCGATACAGTCCGGCCGCCCAAATCCACCGTTCGTTTGGGAATTGGTCAGCCGAGCATGCCGCGGTGGATCCACTGGAACTCGGCCTGCCCTACGACTCCCGATACACGGATGCACTTGAGTTCGACTGGGCTCCCTGTTATGACCTGGTCAGCGCACAAAGCACCTACGTGCCGACATCGAGCCTGCTTGGACAGCGCCAGCTCAACGACATTTTCTACTCGCCCAGGCTGGGCGGCAAGATCTTCTCGTCCAGCGGACTTGGATCGGGATTCAGTCTGGCCGAGGCGATTGTGCACGCGGGAGCTGAGTACATCGAGAGACACGCCTATCGGTTGGCGGAGATCCAGATCGACAATCCGGGTTCGGTTGGTGACAGACAGTTCAGATTCGTCGACGAAACCACACTTCCCGAGACCCCTGCGCGGATCGTCGGGAAATATCACCATGCCGGCGTGCTCGTACGAATCGTCGACATCACCTCCGATGTCGCCGTGCCCACGTATTGGGCGCGCATATTCGACGATCCGTTCAACTCATTCCAGAGTGCGTCCGCGGATGGCTTCGCCTGCCACCCCGATCCAGGGGTCGCCGTGACTATGGCACTACTGGAGGCGGCTCAGACCCGAGGTGGCTACATTGCAGGGGGACGCGAAGACTACTCCCTGCACGCTCGTAGCCTCGGTCGACACGAGCGTCCCCGCACGGCGGTTCCGCAATCACAAGCGTTCTGGTTCAGCAATGATCGTCCGCTTCAACCGTTCGATGCCAACTCCGGGATACATGCGCGCGATATCCTCGACGAGCTGGAATGGATGGTCGATCGTGTTGTGCGGGCCGGTTCCCCGGCCTTCCTCGTCGCCGACTACACCACGCCCCAAATACGGCCGGCACACGCCGTGCGGGTTCTAATTCCCGGCCTGGAAGTGACGAACCCACTCTTCACCGGCCGCCGTGCACGAGCCACCCTGATCCGCGACCTACTTCCTCATGGTCCCCGCACCCAATGA
- a CDS encoding glycine-rich domain-containing protein encodes MHTSDSDPDRSERVGSAVERVAQIDLSKINRKLQYDEPERWSDVRIREAEEAYRRFLVLNLLYPQERLAVNRDLDDYWHAHILDTQKYAADCERVFGSLLHHYPYFGLPGEEDEGQNVPAFGVTQRIWQETFGVPLVKDTNLGNAPRLTLDRVLTGQAEIFDQPDGGVKGCKNGQHCQKIIAPIDLDIEGPIVAVTKPQS; translated from the coding sequence ATGCATACATCGGATTCAGATCCCGACCGCAGCGAGCGAGTTGGCAGCGCGGTCGAACGCGTAGCGCAGATCGACTTGTCCAAGATCAACCGCAAGCTCCAATACGATGAGCCCGAACGCTGGAGCGACGTACGGATCAGAGAGGCCGAAGAGGCCTATCGTCGCTTCCTTGTGTTGAATCTCCTCTATCCCCAAGAACGGTTAGCGGTCAACCGCGATCTCGATGACTACTGGCACGCACACATCCTGGACACCCAGAAGTACGCGGCTGACTGCGAACGCGTCTTCGGCTCGCTGTTGCACCATTACCCCTACTTCGGACTGCCGGGCGAGGAGGACGAGGGACAGAATGTCCCTGCTTTTGGAGTCACCCAACGCATTTGGCAAGAGACGTTCGGCGTTCCGCTCGTCAAGGACACGAACTTGGGTAATGCGCCTCGCCTCACGCTCGATCGGGTGCTCACTGGGCAAGCCGAGATTTTCGATCAGCCCGACGGAGGGGTGAAGGGCTGCAAGAACGGTCAGCACTGCCAAAAGATCATTGCGCCGATCGACTTGGACATCGAGGGCCCGATCGTCGCGGTCACCAAGCCGCAATCCTAG
- a CDS encoding RNA polymerase sigma factor has product MRPFEEVVAEYGPMVLRVCRAVLGPIDADDAWSETFLSALRAYPDLRPDSNLEAWLVTIAHRRAIDVGRARTRAPTPTERLPESAGTAVSPDPAGRDLDLWSALETLPTKQRQAVAYHHLAGMPHAEVAKLLGNSADAARRATADGIKALRRLYLEEEAK; this is encoded by the coding sequence GTGCGTCCGTTCGAGGAAGTGGTGGCCGAGTACGGCCCAATGGTGCTGCGCGTGTGTCGTGCGGTGCTGGGGCCGATCGACGCCGACGACGCGTGGTCAGAAACCTTCCTGTCGGCGTTGCGTGCATATCCGGACCTAAGGCCCGACTCGAATCTTGAGGCGTGGCTCGTCACGATCGCCCACCGCCGCGCCATCGACGTGGGGCGGGCACGCACCCGCGCACCGACGCCCACCGAGCGCCTACCCGAATCTGCCGGCACGGCGGTGTCGCCCGATCCAGCGGGCAGGGACCTCGATCTTTGGTCGGCACTGGAAACGTTGCCCACCAAGCAACGGCAAGCGGTCGCATACCACCACCTCGCCGGTATGCCCCACGCCGAAGTGGCCAAATTGCTCGGCAATTCCGCCGACGCCGCCCGCCGCGCCACGGCAGACGGCATCAAAGCGTTGAGACGGCTGTACCTGGAGGAGGAAGCGAAATGA
- a CDS encoding methylated-DNA--[protein]-cysteine S-methyltransferase, whose translation MSTDIAGRDPELGGLFPIASVDLQLLHLRLERAARDSDLLDIAYRTIDTPVGELLLAATPAGLVRVAYASQDFDAVLADLATRISPRVLRSHPPLDAAAREVGEYFAGTRTRFDLPLDLSLTAGFRRQVIEQLREIGYGHRQSYAAIAAAVGSPRAVRAVGSACGHNPLPVVIPCHRVVRADGSIGQYVGGVNAKTTLLSLEAA comes from the coding sequence ATGAGCACTGATATCGCCGGCCGCGACCCCGAGCTGGGTGGACTGTTCCCCATCGCGAGCGTCGATCTGCAGCTCCTGCACCTGCGATTGGAGCGGGCGGCGCGGGACTCCGATCTCCTTGACATCGCCTATCGCACGATCGACACCCCGGTTGGCGAGCTACTGCTGGCGGCCACACCGGCGGGCTTGGTTCGAGTCGCCTACGCCAGCCAGGACTTCGACGCGGTGCTGGCCGATCTTGCGACCCGGATCAGTCCACGAGTCCTGCGGTCACACCCGCCCCTGGACGCCGCGGCCCGCGAGGTTGGTGAATATTTTGCCGGTACCCGCACCAGGTTCGATCTACCGCTGGACCTGTCGTTGACTGCCGGCTTCCGTCGCCAGGTGATCGAGCAGCTGCGCGAAATCGGGTATGGACATCGGCAAAGTTACGCCGCGATCGCGGCCGCCGTCGGCAGTCCCCGCGCCGTCCGCGCGGTCGGCAGCGCGTGCGGCCACAACCCGCTGCCGGTGGTGATTCCGTGCCACCGCGTCGTGCGCGCGGACGGCTCAATCGGCCAATACGTGGGCGGCGTCAACGCGAAGACCACCTTGTTGAGCCTGGAGGCCGCTTGA
- a CDS encoding ester cyclase, whose translation MTNDSAGDIVREIIECAWNLGELEVIDRRIATSFVRHTSRGDLVGPQVFKDRIWAVRAAFDGFHTQIHDIGGRQDQAYCRYSVSGRHTGTFLGFEPTGRDVEFDGAVIAHSLADQLIEEWEYVDAALLAAQLGAHQP comes from the coding sequence GTGACCAACGATTCAGCGGGCGACATCGTCCGGGAGATCATCGAGTGCGCTTGGAACCTGGGTGAACTGGAGGTGATCGACAGACGCATTGCGACGTCGTTTGTCAGACACACCTCGCGCGGCGACCTCGTGGGTCCGCAGGTCTTCAAGGACCGCATCTGGGCGGTCCGGGCCGCCTTCGACGGCTTCCACACGCAGATCCACGACATCGGCGGGCGCCAGGATCAAGCGTATTGCCGCTACAGCGTCTCGGGTCGACACACGGGCACATTCCTCGGATTCGAACCGACCGGGAGAGATGTCGAGTTCGATGGTGCGGTCATTGCCCACTCCCTCGCGGATCAGCTGATCGAGGAGTGGGAGTACGTCGACGCAGCCTTATTGGCCGCGCAGCTCGGAGCACACCAGCCGTGA
- a CDS encoding fused (3R)-hydroxyacyl-ACP dehydratase subunits HadA/HadB, with amino-acid sequence MTAAAEASTIESRVGHYYLVDDTYRVGREKVREYARAVQDYHPAHWDVAVAAELGYSGLVAPLTFTSIPAMAANRRLFESVVVGYDTYMQTEEVFEQHRPIVAGDELRIDVELSSVRRIAGRDLITVTNTFTDTAGERVHTLHTTVVGITGEDVDPAIRTAVRNVMMHDVNIIEIGESDAGYQKTVRPEGEVRIAEGGTARTPGTPSFDDVKVGDQLPVHHARLSRGDLVNYSGVAGDANPIHWDEDIAKLAGLPDVIAHGMLTMGLGAGVVSGWSGDPGAVTRYAVRLSQPAIVSAAEGADIEYSGRIKSLDPVTRTGVVIVTARSGGRKIFGLATSHVRFR; translated from the coding sequence ATGACCGCAGCAGCAGAAGCGTCGACGATCGAATCGCGGGTCGGCCACTACTACCTGGTGGACGACACCTACCGGGTCGGGCGGGAGAAGGTGCGCGAGTACGCCCGTGCAGTGCAGGACTACCACCCCGCGCACTGGGATGTCGCCGTCGCCGCGGAGCTTGGATACTCGGGCCTGGTGGCGCCGCTGACGTTCACATCGATCCCGGCCATGGCCGCCAATCGGCGCCTGTTCGAATCGGTGGTTGTCGGTTATGACACCTACATGCAGACCGAAGAGGTCTTTGAGCAGCACCGCCCAATCGTGGCCGGCGACGAACTGCGCATTGATGTCGAGCTGTCGTCGGTACGCAGGATCGCCGGCAGAGACCTGATCACCGTGACCAACACCTTCACCGACACCGCCGGCGAGCGGGTGCACACTTTGCACACCACCGTCGTCGGTATCACCGGCGAGGATGTCGATCCGGCGATCAGGACGGCCGTGCGGAACGTGATGATGCACGACGTGAACATCATCGAAATCGGCGAATCCGATGCGGGCTACCAAAAGACGGTGCGTCCCGAGGGCGAGGTTCGGATCGCCGAGGGAGGCACGGCACGCACGCCGGGGACGCCGTCCTTCGATGACGTGAAGGTCGGCGATCAGCTACCGGTGCACCACGCCCGACTGTCTCGCGGCGACCTGGTGAACTATTCCGGAGTCGCCGGCGACGCCAACCCGATTCACTGGGACGAGGACATTGCCAAGCTGGCGGGGCTGCCCGATGTGATCGCCCACGGAATGCTCACCATGGGTTTGGGTGCCGGTGTCGTCTCCGGGTGGTCGGGCGACCCCGGCGCGGTTACCCGCTACGCGGTGCGGCTGTCCCAGCCCGCCATCGTGTCGGCCGCCGAGGGCGCAGACATCGAGTACAGCGGCCGAATCAAATCGCTGGACCCGGTAACCCGCACCGGTGTCGTCATTGTCACCGCGCGGTCCGGTGGCCGGAAGATCTTCGGCCTTGCGACGTCGCACGTCCGCTTTCGCTGA